A stretch of the Comamonas testosteroni TK102 genome encodes the following:
- a CDS encoding VRR-NUC domain-containing protein, whose amino-acid sequence MLPPHRFYYLHNFQQALDWLAQRYGDLFSAQEADFIAGFARLPQNSRALLVRMLMRRGPWFRASKLAYEEIPVTVDAAAPLLECGWLSTTEPMDAVELFSLHTKPELLQILTGFELCSSMRKAEMLQRLAERQPEPRPYAVWHPEAVEPVWRVMVGELGERLRLMFFGNLYQDWSEFVLADLGIFRYEPVALDADSRAFQRREDLDFYLEISARRQALDEGVEPAQLLPALIENNSENPWLDMRRAKVLLKLGQVCERLQDWPLAAQAYTASRYAGARHRHIRVLERMQCFDQALALASQAQAAPESEEERQRVARMLPRLSRSMGLGAMGRQPALAPAVAALRGDVQLDRPAQPMAVEYALQAHWHSADAPVFYVENALVNSLFGLLCWPAVFAPLPGAFFHPFQSGPADLGAPDFVLRRQPLFDACLAELEDGRYQATIRQRFADKQGVQSPFVFWGTLTQELLELALDCMPAAHLRILFARLLLDLKANRTGFPDLVRFWPLRSDAGSRYELVEVKAPGDKLQDNQIRWLAYCSEQGIPVRVCHVQWRDEGSTP is encoded by the coding sequence ATTCTTCCGCCGCATCGCTTCTACTATCTGCACAACTTCCAGCAGGCGCTGGACTGGTTGGCGCAGCGCTATGGCGATCTGTTCAGCGCGCAGGAGGCTGATTTCATCGCCGGCTTTGCGCGACTGCCGCAGAACTCCAGGGCGCTGCTGGTACGCATGTTGATGCGGCGCGGGCCCTGGTTTCGCGCCAGCAAGCTCGCCTACGAGGAGATTCCGGTGACGGTCGATGCTGCCGCGCCCTTGCTGGAATGTGGCTGGCTCAGTACCACAGAGCCCATGGATGCGGTCGAGCTGTTCAGCCTGCACACCAAACCCGAGCTTCTGCAGATCTTGACTGGCTTTGAGTTGTGCTCTTCCATGCGCAAGGCCGAGATGCTGCAGCGGCTGGCCGAGAGGCAGCCCGAGCCCCGGCCTTATGCCGTCTGGCACCCAGAGGCCGTGGAACCTGTCTGGCGCGTCATGGTGGGCGAGCTGGGAGAGCGTCTGCGGCTGATGTTCTTTGGCAATCTCTACCAGGATTGGTCGGAGTTCGTACTGGCCGACCTCGGTATTTTCCGCTACGAGCCGGTGGCGCTGGATGCTGACTCGCGTGCATTTCAGCGCCGCGAAGATCTGGACTTCTATCTGGAGATATCGGCCCGGCGTCAGGCTCTCGACGAAGGCGTGGAGCCCGCGCAACTGCTGCCTGCGCTTATTGAAAATAATAGCGAAAACCCATGGCTGGACATGCGCCGGGCCAAGGTTTTGCTGAAGCTTGGCCAGGTGTGCGAGAGGCTGCAGGACTGGCCGCTGGCGGCTCAGGCCTACACGGCCAGCCGCTATGCGGGTGCACGTCACCGTCATATTCGCGTGCTGGAGCGCATGCAATGCTTTGATCAGGCGCTGGCTCTTGCCAGCCAGGCACAGGCTGCGCCTGAAAGTGAGGAGGAGCGTCAGCGTGTGGCGCGCATGCTGCCGCGTCTGAGCCGCAGCATGGGACTCGGCGCCATGGGGCGCCAGCCGGCTCTGGCCCCGGCCGTGGCGGCCCTGCGCGGCGATGTGCAGCTGGACCGACCCGCCCAGCCCATGGCGGTGGAGTACGCGCTGCAAGCCCATTGGCATAGCGCCGATGCGCCCGTGTTCTATGTGGAGAACGCGTTGGTCAACTCGCTATTCGGTCTGCTGTGCTGGCCGGCCGTTTTTGCGCCGCTGCCAGGGGCTTTTTTTCATCCCTTCCAGAGTGGGCCGGCCGATCTGGGGGCACCGGATTTTGTGCTGCGCCGCCAGCCTCTGTTTGATGCCTGCCTGGCCGAGCTGGAGGACGGTCGCTACCAGGCCACGATTCGCCAGCGCTTTGCCGACAAGCAAGGAGTTCAGTCGCCGTTCGTATTCTGGGGCACATTGACGCAAGAGCTGCTCGAGTTGGCGCTCGATTGCATGCCTGCCGCCCATCTGCGGATTCTGTTCGCACGGCTGCTGTTGGACCTGAAGGCCAACCGCACCGGCTTTCCCGATCTGGTGCGCTTCTGGCCTCTGCGGTCCGATGCCGGTTCACGCTACGAGCTGGTGGAAGTCAAGGCGCCGGGCGACAAGTTGCAGGACAACCAGATTCGCTGGCTGGCCTATTGCTCGGAGCAGGGCATTCCCGTGCGCGTTTGCCATGTGCAGTGGCGTGACGAAGGTAGCACGCCATGA
- a CDS encoding helicase C-terminal domain-containing protein, with protein MKPALSVAVRALCEFTARSGDLDLRFTPAPSALEGMEGHAVVQKRREKAGGYEVELALSGRFQELQVRGRADGFDGVRQQLEEIKTYRGRLDGVRPHHRALHWAQARVYGHLLCQERGLERIKLALVYFQIGSAEETVLVEECSATELQAFFESVCSRYLDWARCEAAHRQARNEAMAQLKFPMPAFRAGQRELSVAVYRTAHAGAGGRCLMAQAPTGIGKTLATIFPMLKSMAAVMAKGVSETDAAGLDKLFFLTAKGTGHGLALHALGQLQQALPRAMSEAAETPVAPLRVLDMQARDKTCEHPGNACHGESCPLARGFFDRLPAARQQALQLPLWDAPGLRTLALLHGICPYYLSQELARWADVVVADYHYYYDSAAMLYALALQQDWRVGVLVDEAHNLLERARSMYTAPLSQFDLAQARQVATGAVKKALDALQRQWQVLNRAQDQASYQSYESIPGALLGAVQRAVGAIADQLAEQETGDHAAAVGQHALADDVLLGFYWELLHFQALADQFGPHALFDIQRPLLLGRAGRLREPSSTLCIRNVVPAPHLAARHAAAQASVLFSGTLSPPGFYRDLLGLPVDTAWLDVPAPFAARQLQVHIARHISTRWRDREASLAPMADLIAQQYARQPGNYLCFVSSFEYLQQVAATVERRHPQLPLWQQQRGMDEAGRAEFLARFVEGGQGLGLAVLGGAFSEGVDLPGSRLIGAFVATLGLPQLNPVNEAMQRAMDQTMGAGLGYDYTYLYPGLRKVVQAAGRVIRSEHDSGVLVLMDDRFARAEVRALLPAWWQIEGPRRDFRTA; from the coding sequence ATGAAGCCAGCGCTTAGCGTGGCAGTACGCGCACTGTGCGAGTTCACGGCGCGCAGCGGCGATCTGGATCTGCGCTTCACGCCCGCGCCCAGTGCGCTGGAGGGCATGGAAGGCCATGCCGTGGTGCAGAAACGGCGTGAGAAAGCGGGCGGCTACGAGGTGGAGCTGGCGCTCAGCGGTCGGTTCCAAGAGCTGCAGGTTCGCGGCCGAGCCGATGGCTTTGATGGCGTGCGGCAGCAACTTGAAGAGATCAAGACCTATCGAGGCCGGCTTGATGGCGTGCGTCCCCATCATCGGGCCTTGCATTGGGCCCAGGCCAGGGTCTACGGTCATTTGCTGTGTCAGGAGCGCGGCCTTGAGCGGATCAAGCTGGCGCTGGTTTATTTCCAGATCGGCAGCGCAGAGGAGACCGTGCTGGTGGAGGAGTGTTCCGCCACCGAACTGCAGGCCTTTTTCGAATCGGTATGTTCCCGCTATCTCGACTGGGCACGCTGCGAAGCCGCCCACCGTCAGGCGCGTAATGAGGCCATGGCGCAGCTGAAATTTCCCATGCCGGCCTTCAGGGCCGGGCAGCGGGAGCTGTCCGTGGCCGTCTATCGCACGGCCCATGCCGGCGCAGGCGGTCGCTGTCTGATGGCTCAGGCGCCGACCGGCATCGGCAAGACCCTGGCCACGATTTTCCCCATGCTCAAGAGCATGGCCGCTGTCATGGCCAAGGGTGTCTCGGAGACTGATGCAGCTGGTCTGGACAAGCTGTTCTTTCTCACTGCCAAGGGCACGGGCCATGGACTGGCGCTGCATGCACTGGGCCAGCTGCAGCAAGCCTTGCCGCGAGCCATGTCGGAGGCTGCCGAGACGCCGGTTGCGCCCTTGCGTGTCTTGGACATGCAGGCGCGCGACAAGACCTGCGAGCATCCCGGCAATGCCTGCCATGGGGAGTCCTGTCCGTTAGCGCGTGGCTTCTTTGACCGACTGCCTGCGGCCAGGCAGCAGGCGCTGCAACTGCCGCTCTGGGATGCTCCGGGATTGCGGACTCTGGCCTTGCTGCATGGCATCTGCCCCTATTACCTGTCGCAGGAGCTGGCGCGCTGGGCCGATGTGGTGGTGGCCGACTACCACTATTACTACGATAGTGCGGCCATGCTGTATGCGCTGGCCTTGCAGCAGGACTGGCGTGTGGGCGTGCTGGTGGACGAGGCGCACAATCTGCTGGAGCGCGCGCGCAGCATGTATACGGCGCCGCTGTCCCAGTTTGATCTGGCACAGGCCCGCCAGGTAGCGACCGGTGCTGTCAAAAAGGCACTCGATGCACTGCAGCGCCAGTGGCAGGTGCTGAACCGGGCCCAGGATCAGGCCAGCTACCAAAGCTACGAGAGCATTCCCGGCGCACTGCTGGGCGCCGTGCAGCGGGCCGTGGGCGCCATCGCGGATCAACTGGCGGAGCAGGAGACCGGTGACCATGCGGCCGCAGTGGGGCAGCACGCACTTGCCGACGATGTCTTGCTGGGTTTTTACTGGGAACTGCTGCATTTTCAGGCTCTGGCCGATCAGTTCGGGCCGCATGCGCTGTTTGATATCCAGCGGCCTCTGCTCTTGGGGCGCGCGGGCAGGCTGCGTGAGCCGTCATCCACGCTGTGCATTCGCAACGTGGTGCCCGCACCGCACCTTGCGGCGCGCCATGCAGCGGCACAGGCCTCGGTGCTGTTTTCAGGCACGCTGAGTCCGCCCGGGTTCTACCGTGACCTGCTAGGACTGCCTGTCGATACCGCCTGGCTCGATGTCCCGGCACCGTTTGCGGCCCGGCAGTTGCAGGTGCATATTGCTCGCCATATCTCCACACGCTGGCGTGATCGCGAAGCGTCTCTGGCACCCATGGCGGATCTGATCGCGCAGCAATATGCGCGTCAGCCCGGCAACTATCTGTGTTTTGTCAGCAGTTTTGAGTATCTGCAGCAAGTCGCCGCTACCGTGGAGCGGCGGCACCCGCAACTGCCGTTATGGCAGCAGCAGCGCGGAATGGACGAAGCCGGGCGGGCCGAATTCCTGGCCCGCTTTGTCGAGGGCGGCCAGGGTCTGGGTCTGGCCGTGCTGGGCGGGGCTTTTTCCGAGGGCGTGGATCTGCCCGGCAGTCGTCTGATCGGTGCCTTTGTTGCCACACTGGGCCTGCCCCAGCTCAACCCTGTCAACGAAGCCATGCAGCGTGCCATGGATCAGACCATGGGAGCGGGGCTGGGCTATGACTACACCTATCTTTACCCCGGCCTGCGCAAGGTGGTACAGGCGGCTGGCCGAGTCATACGCAGTGAGCACGATAGCGGTGTTCTGGTGTTGATGGACGACCGCTTCGCACGCGCCGAGGTGCGTGCGCTGCTGCCTGCCTGGTGGCAGATCGAGGGACCCCGCCGAGATTTCCGGACAGCCTAG
- a CDS encoding suppressor of fused domain protein: MNSRDTYDSQSQATGEEGSQGWDAIDEALQTVYGDQQPAHFGTLIKFRLGGDDPLDGVSVYRSEQGAPHWHYVSYGFSDLYGDLDDSYDIAPGKPSGYGFELSFRLLRGANEQEAPSWPVNFLQNIARYVFRTGNVLAPGHWMTANGPIKADADTLLTEMGFVQDPELPAIHTPYGDLMFLQLVGLTSDELREVRRWNVQGALQSLQSYMPLWITDLARPSLHDLPDVQAAIDAGAAREGSKTGVLYNDVLGFSHRKRLLRSPQTVIRLGSLGVRDLKAMLPARLPHGRPLILAGDGSTLELVPAGDSEGGLLDWHSDHELKLSLTPAQMQAWKQVVKGRDGEYTVPGLDGLVWQVKSSVVTDSHGRVTGRYEER, from the coding sequence ATGAATTCCCGCGACACCTACGACTCTCAGTCCCAAGCCACCGGGGAAGAGGGCAGCCAGGGATGGGATGCAATCGATGAGGCGCTGCAGACGGTTTATGGCGATCAGCAGCCCGCCCATTTCGGCACGTTGATCAAGTTTCGTCTTGGGGGAGACGATCCGCTGGACGGCGTCAGCGTCTACCGCAGCGAGCAGGGCGCGCCGCACTGGCACTATGTCAGCTACGGCTTCAGCGATTTGTACGGCGACCTGGACGACAGCTACGACATCGCTCCGGGCAAGCCCAGCGGCTATGGTTTCGAGCTGAGCTTCAGATTGCTGCGCGGCGCCAACGAACAGGAAGCACCTAGTTGGCCTGTTAACTTTTTGCAAAATATCGCTCGATATGTGTTTCGTACCGGCAATGTGCTGGCCCCGGGGCACTGGATGACGGCCAATGGCCCGATCAAGGCCGATGCCGACACGCTGCTGACCGAAATGGGCTTTGTGCAAGATCCCGAGTTGCCGGCCATTCACACGCCCTATGGCGACCTGATGTTTCTGCAGCTGGTGGGACTGACCAGTGACGAGTTGCGCGAGGTGCGTCGCTGGAATGTGCAGGGAGCGCTTCAGTCGCTGCAGAGCTATATGCCGCTATGGATCACCGATCTGGCCAGGCCCAGCCTGCATGATCTGCCCGATGTCCAGGCCGCCATCGATGCCGGCGCGGCGCGTGAAGGCTCGAAGACGGGCGTGCTCTACAACGATGTTCTGGGCTTCAGTCACCGCAAGCGCCTGCTGCGCAGTCCTCAGACCGTGATTCGCCTGGGCAGCCTGGGCGTGCGCGACCTCAAGGCCATGCTGCCGGCACGCCTGCCCCATGGCCGTCCGTTGATTCTGGCGGGCGACGGCTCGACGCTGGAGCTGGTGCCCGCCGGCGACAGTGAAGGGGGGCTGCTGGACTGGCATAGCGACCATGAACTCAAGCTCAGCCTGACCCCGGCGCAGATGCAGGCCTGGAAGCAGGTCGTCAAGGGGCGCGACGGTGAGTACACCGTGCCCGGGCTCGACGGTCTGGTCTGGCAGGTCAAGAGCAGTGTGGTGACGGATAGTCATGGGCGCGTGACCGGAAGGTACGAAGAGCGCTAA
- a CDS encoding TOBE domain-containing protein — protein MQSSARNQFRGHVSHISHGIVTDEVQIRTEHQPELVATITHGSAVSLGLKAGSSVIAMVKAPSVMVVTDCEGVRFSARNQLTGKITRIKPGAVNSEVTIDAQGLQVVAMVTLESTENLDLAVGKTATALFKASQVVLAVLP, from the coding sequence ATGCAGAGCAGCGCACGCAACCAGTTCAGGGGTCATGTCTCCCATATCAGCCATGGCATCGTTACCGATGAGGTCCAGATCCGCACCGAACACCAGCCCGAACTGGTGGCCACCATCACACATGGAAGTGCAGTCAGTCTGGGCCTGAAGGCCGGCAGCTCGGTGATAGCCATGGTCAAGGCGCCCTCCGTGATGGTGGTGACGGATTGCGAAGGCGTACGCTTTTCGGCACGCAACCAGCTCACAGGCAAGATCACCCGGATCAAGCCCGGCGCGGTGAACTCCGAAGTGACCATTGATGCCCAAGGCCTGCAGGTGGTGGCCATGGTCACCCTGGAAAGCACCGAGAACCTGGACCTGGCCGTTGGCAAGACGGCCACTGCCTTGTTCAAGGCGTCCCAGGTCGTGCTGGCAGTGCTGCCCTGA
- a CDS encoding GNAT family N-acetyltransferase, with product MSDLNIVQCTHERHAAAILDIFNDAIVNSTALYDYQPRTAQNMVSWFEAKRAGGFPVIGIEDAQGRLLGFCSWGSFRAYPAYKYTVEHSVYVHPEHRGLGLGQQLMDLLIAEARQRGDVHVLVGAIDAANAGSIALHKRLGFESVGLMPQVGFKFGRWLDLAFYQLTLQTPLNPVDG from the coding sequence ATGAGTGATCTGAACATCGTGCAATGCACGCACGAACGCCACGCCGCTGCGATTTTGGACATTTTCAACGATGCCATCGTCAACTCCACGGCACTTTACGACTACCAGCCGCGCACGGCGCAAAACATGGTCAGCTGGTTCGAGGCCAAACGTGCGGGAGGATTTCCCGTCATCGGCATCGAGGATGCGCAAGGCCGGTTGCTTGGCTTTTGCAGCTGGGGCAGTTTTCGCGCTTATCCGGCCTACAAGTACACGGTTGAGCATTCGGTCTATGTCCACCCCGAACACCGGGGGCTTGGTTTGGGTCAGCAACTGATGGATTTGCTGATTGCCGAGGCCAGGCAGCGTGGCGACGTGCATGTACTTGTCGGTGCCATCGATGCCGCCAACGCAGGCAGCATCGCGCTGCACAAGCGTCTGGGTTTTGAGTCCGTGGGCCTGATGCCGCAGGTGGGCTTCAAGTTTGGCCGCTGGCTGGATCTGGCCTTCTATCAGCTCACCCTGCAGACGCCGCTGAATCCGGTGGATGGTTGA
- a CDS encoding YkvA family protein: MWKLGRLLSRFRKELLLAWAVLRDPRSPRAAKLATVLAALYLISPLDVVPDAIPVMGWLDDGLIGFLLLQLAFRLLPAELLGSLRERVGVKAL; this comes from the coding sequence ATGTGGAAACTGGGCCGTTTGCTGAGTCGCTTTCGCAAAGAACTGCTGCTTGCCTGGGCTGTGCTGCGCGATCCGCGCTCGCCCAGGGCTGCCAAACTCGCCACTGTGCTGGCGGCGCTCTACCTCATCAGTCCCCTAGACGTCGTGCCAGATGCCATTCCTGTTATGGGCTGGCTGGACGACGGCCTGATCGGTTTTTTGCTATTGCAGCTGGCTTTCAGGCTTTTGCCCGCTGAACTGCTGGGCTCACTGCGCGAACGCGTGGGCGTCAAAGCGCTTTGA
- a CDS encoding linear amide C-N hydrolase, with protein MKNRMPRIRPLPATLLLAASAAAATTSAWACTRLVYHGVDGQIMTARSMDWKSDIVSNLWVLPRGMERNGQTGQNTLRWKSRYGSVITSGYDISTTDGVNEAGLNANLLWLVESQYPSFDAKSKPGLTIAAWAQYVLDNFATVKEAVVALEKEPFTIVSDNVPGENRLTTLHLSMSDASGDSAIVEYIQGKQVIHHDRKYQVMTNSPTFDQQLALNSYWQQIGGTIMLPGTNRAADRFARASFYVNAIPKDPNPNKALASVFSVIRNVSVPYGISTPDQPNISSTRWRTVFDHQRKLYFFESALTPNTFWVDLKALDFDAQTVKVMKLDLGADQSHTYSGNATAEFKPSKPFQFLGI; from the coding sequence ATGAAAAACAGAATGCCGCGTATTCGCCCCCTGCCGGCCACCCTGCTGCTCGCCGCTTCCGCTGCAGCCGCCACGACTAGTGCCTGGGCCTGCACCCGGCTGGTCTACCACGGTGTGGACGGCCAGATCATGACGGCCCGCTCCATGGACTGGAAAAGCGACATTGTCAGCAATCTCTGGGTGCTGCCGCGCGGCATGGAGCGCAACGGCCAGACCGGTCAGAACACGCTGCGCTGGAAGTCCAGATACGGCAGCGTCATCACTTCGGGCTATGACATCTCGACCACGGACGGTGTCAACGAAGCCGGCCTCAACGCCAATCTGCTGTGGCTGGTGGAGTCCCAGTATCCGAGCTTTGATGCCAAGAGCAAACCCGGGCTGACGATTGCCGCCTGGGCGCAATATGTGCTGGACAACTTTGCCACCGTGAAGGAGGCCGTGGTCGCGCTGGAGAAGGAGCCCTTCACCATCGTCTCGGACAATGTGCCCGGAGAAAACCGCCTGACCACCTTGCACCTGTCCATGTCGGACGCCAGCGGCGACAGCGCCATCGTTGAATACATCCAGGGCAAGCAGGTCATTCACCATGACCGCAAGTACCAGGTGATGACCAACTCGCCCACCTTCGATCAGCAACTGGCGCTCAACAGCTACTGGCAGCAGATCGGCGGCACGATCATGCTGCCCGGTACCAACCGCGCAGCCGATCGCTTTGCGCGGGCATCGTTCTATGTGAATGCCATTCCCAAGGACCCCAACCCCAACAAGGCACTGGCCAGCGTGTTCAGCGTGATCCGTAATGTCTCGGTGCCCTACGGCATCAGCACGCCCGATCAGCCCAATATCTCGTCCACGCGCTGGCGTACGGTGTTTGACCACCAGCGCAAGCTGTACTTTTTCGAGTCGGCTCTCACACCCAATACCTTCTGGGTCGATCTCAAGGCACTGGATTTCGATGCGCAAACCGTCAAGGTCATGAAGCTGGACCTGGGCGCCGACCAGAGCCATACCTATTCGGGCAATGCCACTGCGGAATTCAAGCCCTCCAAGCCTTTTCAGTTTCTGGGCATCTAA
- a CDS encoding ATP-binding cassette domain-containing protein has protein sequence MTEAHLTLHGVSYTLPNGRPLFSNLCCNFGSLRSALVGRNGVGKTVLARILAGELSPGCGSVTRAGRIHYLPQNPLASRPDLSLAALAGLGGTLQALERIEQGSCEASDFELLAERWDIHQQFQTQLERVGLPRLSPQTPASRLSGGQAMQVALLGAQLAQADFLILDEPSNHLDAASRSALAQQLQQWRGGLLLISHDRVLLEIMDSVAELSASAITVYGGNYSFYREVRQQQSRNAKDELARLKLERSRAEQALRTQQERQSRRQARGEKLGKNGNQAKILLDAGKERAQASGGKLATQQTAAREVLNQSVREAALALQRQVDWQAESIHWHLPQGLTNLGDRMVAELREVQLPHVARHSPLSLVLRAGQRMAITGPNGCGKSTLLQLLATQLQPLEGECKLNVTHAVLDQHQSLLQPASSVLGQLLAASPSTPESLQRMRLAQLGLDARHIDQPTAQLSGGERLKAAMACALYRDQPAQLLLLDEPDNHLDLPSLQALESILRQYPGTLLIVSHDAMLLQALELTHQLSFAAGTWTLTAL, from the coding sequence ATGACAGAAGCTCACCTGACGCTGCATGGCGTCTCCTACACGCTGCCCAATGGGCGGCCACTCTTTTCCAATCTGTGCTGCAACTTCGGCTCTCTGCGCTCGGCGCTGGTGGGCCGCAATGGCGTGGGCAAGACCGTGCTGGCCCGCATCCTGGCCGGAGAGTTGTCTCCCGGCTGCGGCAGCGTGACGCGTGCGGGCCGCATTCACTATCTGCCGCAGAACCCGCTGGCGTCCCGTCCAGACCTGAGTCTTGCTGCGCTCGCAGGCCTGGGCGGCACACTGCAGGCACTGGAGCGTATTGAACAAGGCAGTTGCGAAGCCAGCGATTTCGAACTGCTGGCCGAGCGCTGGGATATACATCAGCAGTTTCAGACGCAGCTCGAGCGGGTCGGCCTGCCCCGGCTGTCACCGCAAACCCCTGCCAGCCGACTCAGCGGCGGTCAGGCCATGCAGGTCGCTCTGCTGGGTGCACAGCTGGCCCAGGCCGATTTTCTGATTCTCGACGAGCCCAGCAACCACCTGGATGCTGCCAGCCGCTCTGCCCTGGCGCAGCAGCTGCAGCAATGGCGCGGTGGCCTGTTGCTGATCAGCCATGACAGAGTCTTGCTGGAAATCATGGACTCTGTGGCGGAACTAAGCGCCAGCGCAATCACCGTCTACGGCGGCAACTATTCTTTCTATAGAGAAGTCCGGCAACAGCAAAGCCGGAATGCAAAAGACGAACTGGCACGACTCAAGCTGGAGCGCAGCCGCGCCGAGCAGGCCTTGCGCACGCAGCAGGAACGCCAGAGTCGCAGGCAGGCACGCGGTGAAAAACTGGGCAAGAACGGCAACCAGGCCAAGATTCTGCTGGACGCAGGCAAGGAGCGCGCCCAAGCTTCAGGCGGCAAGCTGGCGACCCAGCAGACCGCAGCGCGTGAAGTCCTGAACCAGAGCGTGCGCGAGGCCGCCCTGGCGCTTCAGCGCCAGGTGGACTGGCAGGCCGAGAGCATTCACTGGCATCTGCCGCAGGGACTGACGAACCTCGGAGATCGCATGGTGGCCGAACTGCGCGAGGTGCAACTGCCTCATGTGGCAAGGCACTCACCTCTGAGCCTTGTGCTGCGCGCCGGTCAACGCATGGCCATCACCGGACCAAACGGCTGCGGCAAGTCCACGCTGCTGCAACTGCTGGCCACTCAGCTGCAGCCGCTGGAAGGCGAGTGCAAGCTGAATGTGACGCATGCCGTACTCGACCAGCATCAGAGCCTGCTGCAGCCCGCATCGTCGGTACTGGGCCAGTTGCTGGCCGCGAGTCCGAGCACGCCCGAGTCGCTGCAGCGCATGCGCCTGGCACAGCTGGGGCTGGACGCGCGCCATATCGACCAGCCCACCGCACAGCTCAGCGGTGGTGAACGTCTCAAGGCTGCCATGGCCTGCGCGCTCTACCGCGACCAACCGGCTCAATTGCTGCTGCTGGACGAGCCCGACAACCACCTGGATCTGCCGTCCCTGCAGGCTTTGGAAAGCATATTGCGCCAATACCCGGGCACGCTGCTCATCGTCTCGCACGATGCGATGCTGCTTCAGGCTCTGGAGTTGACGCACCAGCTGAGCTTTGCCGCTGGGACATGGACATTGACCGCGCTCTGA